The Acidobacteriota bacterium genome includes a region encoding these proteins:
- a CDS encoding EutN/CcmL family microcompartment protein: protein MILARVLGSVESTVKHLQYEGLKLLYVQPLDARSGMPAGDKLIAVDSVDAGAGDLVLVLEEGRSTWEAVGREMGPINRAVIGVVDAVEWFSPAGGAQRPPGPPAP, encoded by the coding sequence GTGATTTTGGCGAGAGTCCTCGGCAGCGTCGAGTCCACCGTCAAGCACCTTCAATACGAAGGGCTCAAGCTCCTCTACGTCCAGCCTCTGGATGCCCGGAGCGGAATGCCCGCCGGCGATAAGCTCATCGCGGTGGACAGCGTCGACGCCGGCGCCGGCGACCTGGTCCTGGTCCTCGAGGAGGGCCGCTCGACCTGGGAGGCCGTCGGTCGGGAGATGGGGCCCATCAACCGCGCCGTCATCGGCGTGGTGGACGCCGTCGAATGGTTCTCGCCAGCCGGCGGGGCCCAGCGCCCGCCCGGCCCGCCGGCCCCCTGA
- a CDS encoding EutN/CcmL family microcompartment protein: MRLARTIGCVVATVKNPSLTGKRILLLQEVDEADRPVGEPFAALDAVGVGAGERVFYVTAREAALPFLPEEVPADACVLGVVDRVNVKPEVQG, from the coding sequence ATGCGCCTGGCTCGCACCATCGGCTGCGTCGTCGCCACCGTGAAAAACCCGTCCCTGACCGGGAAGCGGATCCTGCTGCTGCAGGAGGTGGACGAGGCGGACCGCCCGGTGGGAGAACCGTTCGCCGCCCTGGACGCGGTCGGTGTGGGCGCCGGCGAACGGGTCTTCTACGTCACCGCCCGGGAGGCCGCCCTGCCGTTCCTGCCCGAAGAGGTGCCCGCCGACGCCTGCGTGCTCGGCGTCGTCGATCGAGTGAATGTCAAGCCCGAGGTCCAAGGCTAG